The Streptomyces europaeiscabiei genome window below encodes:
- a CDS encoding anthranilate synthase component II: MKVLLVDAYDSFTHIIDQYLRTLGAETDVVRSGTRTPAQLAARGAEAVVLGPGPGHPADSGHVELVHTFAGRVPLLGICLGHQAIGLAYGARIAVAARLKHGKTSPVAHDGAGVFTGLGDEVTATRYHSLVVEEPLPRELTVTARAVDDGYVMGLRHRALAVEGVQFHPESITTVGGMQLLENFLRMPARAVVPAV, from the coding sequence GTGAAGGTCCTGCTCGTCGACGCCTACGACAGCTTCACCCACATCATCGACCAGTACCTGCGCACCCTGGGCGCCGAGACCGACGTGGTGCGGTCGGGCACCCGCACCCCGGCGCAGCTCGCGGCACGGGGGGCGGAGGCGGTGGTGCTGGGGCCCGGGCCGGGCCATCCGGCCGACTCGGGGCACGTGGAGCTGGTGCACACCTTCGCCGGGCGGGTGCCGCTGCTCGGCATCTGCCTCGGCCACCAGGCGATCGGCCTCGCCTACGGGGCACGGATCGCCGTCGCCGCCCGGCTCAAGCACGGCAAGACCAGCCCCGTCGCGCACGACGGCGCCGGGGTTTTCACCGGCCTGGGCGACGAGGTGACCGCCACCCGGTACCACTCGCTCGTCGTCGAGGAGCCGTTGCCGCGGGAGCTGACCGTGACGGCACGGGCTGTCGACGACGGCTATGTCATGGGTCTGCGGCACCGCGCGTTGGCGGTGGAAGGGGTGCAGTTCCATCCCGAGTCCATCACCACGGTGGGTGGAATGCAGCTGCTGGAGAATTTCCTGCGGATGCCGGCACGGGCCGTCGTACCGGCTGTCTGA
- a CDS encoding anthranilate synthase component I family protein: MTTLLDSPPRAAGAPRRSLTVRVDETFLPPHDPLDLYAALRARAADEVFLLESLAAPEGDGNGAVVGHGRLAELQVHSDRVTVDGAPAVTEALRAAAVDLGLAELPDGARALADADQVWELLRAAQRAFTVESSVPADGYAFGFLATVGYGAAWHMERLPERTADGGPDLVLTLFREVVCYDLDAGTARLLTARCPDFPPAALPGLVAAVAAGLRPPAPEPAPLPAVPVPRTVRDSTDERTFLAQVERCMAHIGVGDIYQIQIGHRIDVDTELTPLDVYRRLRHRNPSPYMYLVPRDGSTLIGASPEVLFRTEGDRIVMRPIAGTTPRSGDPAVDGPRIEALKASEKERAEHVMLVDLCRNDIGRVSVPGTLDVQRLMTVETYSHVFHLVSTVEGALAPGEDTWSALRATFPAGTVTGAPKIRAMEIIEELESEPRRMYAGAVGLVDVRGWSRLALCIRTITHDGTAYSTQSCAGIVADSEPLAEWHETLHKMGAAYWALTGEELLP; encoded by the coding sequence GTGACCACACTGCTCGACTCACCGCCCCGAGCGGCCGGCGCACCACGCCGGTCCCTCACCGTCCGCGTCGACGAGACCTTCCTGCCCCCGCACGACCCGCTGGACCTGTACGCGGCCCTGCGCGCCCGCGCCGCTGACGAGGTGTTCCTGCTGGAGAGCCTCGCCGCCCCCGAGGGGGACGGCAACGGCGCCGTCGTCGGCCACGGCCGGCTCGCCGAACTCCAGGTGCATTCCGACCGCGTCACCGTCGACGGAGCCCCCGCCGTCACCGAGGCGCTGCGCGCCGCCGCCGTCGACCTGGGGCTGGCCGAACTGCCGGACGGGGCCCGCGCCCTGGCCGACGCCGACCAGGTGTGGGAGCTGCTGCGGGCCGCCCAGCGGGCGTTCACCGTGGAGAGCTCGGTGCCCGCGGACGGATACGCCTTCGGCTTCCTGGCCACAGTCGGCTACGGCGCCGCCTGGCACATGGAACGGCTGCCCGAGCGCACAGCCGACGGCGGCCCCGACCTCGTCCTGACCCTCTTCCGCGAGGTCGTGTGCTACGACCTCGACGCGGGCACCGCCCGGCTGCTCACCGCCCGTTGCCCGGACTTCCCACCCGCCGCTCTCCCCGGCCTCGTCGCCGCGGTCGCCGCCGGGCTGCGCCCGCCCGCGCCGGAGCCCGCCCCGCTGCCCGCGGTGCCCGTCCCGCGCACGGTCCGCGACAGCACCGATGAGCGGACCTTCCTCGCCCAGGTGGAACGCTGCATGGCACACATCGGCGTCGGGGACATCTACCAGATCCAGATCGGCCATCGCATCGACGTGGACACCGAGCTGACGCCGCTGGACGTCTACCGGAGGCTGCGGCACCGCAACCCGTCGCCGTACATGTACCTCGTCCCGCGCGACGGCTCCACGCTCATCGGCGCCAGCCCTGAGGTGCTGTTCCGCACCGAGGGCGACCGGATCGTCATGCGGCCCATCGCCGGCACCACCCCGCGCAGCGGCGACCCGGCGGTCGACGGGCCGCGCATCGAGGCACTGAAGGCCAGCGAGAAGGAACGCGCCGAGCACGTCATGCTGGTCGACCTGTGCCGCAACGACATCGGCCGGGTCAGTGTGCCGGGCACACTGGACGTGCAGCGGCTGATGACCGTGGAGACGTACTCGCACGTCTTCCATCTGGTCTCCACCGTCGAGGGTGCCCTCGCGCCCGGCGAGGACACCTGGTCGGCGCTGCGCGCCACCTTCCCGGCCGGCACGGTCACCGGCGCCCCGAAGATCCGCGCCATGGAGATCATCGAGGAGTTGGAGAGCGAGCCCCGGCGGATGTACGCGGGCGCGGTCGGCCTGGTCGACGTGCGCGGCTGGTCCCGGCTCGCCCTGTGCATCCGCACCATCACCCACGACGGGACGGCGTACTCCACCCAGAGCTGCGCCGGCATCGTCGCCGACTCCGAGCCGCTCGCCGAGTGGCACGAGACGCTGCACAAGATGGGCGCCGCCTATTGGGCGCTCACCGGTGAGGAGCTGCTGCCGTGA
- a CDS encoding cation:proton antiporter domain-containing protein, giving the protein MSAPDPLPGLLVAVPVVIGVCRIGALLFRRIGQPPVIGEITLGILLGPSLLGWISPAAQHWLFPAEILPHLLVLGNLGLLAFMFLVGLELDLSALRGHSRTAVTVSYVGIALPLLLGALLALGMYGPFAPAGVHRLPFVLFVAVAMSITAFPVLARILTDRGLYTTPLGSLAMACAAVDDVSAWCLLALVAAVSTSGSAEQAAVTAAWSLVFVACMMYLVRPVLARLARQAGKVAESSVLVLVFAGLCVSAFVTDGIGIHALFGAFLFGVVMPRGSRAVELSAARLRAFTVPVLLPLFFVSTGLRTDVSLLTGDAAQWLWAGAVLAVALLGKFGGSTAAARLSGQSWRDAMSVGALMNCRGLTELVVLNLGLELGVIGPDLFTILVLMALITTAMTSPALAWFRRTPAPEPSGPVPQPVTAA; this is encoded by the coding sequence GTGTCGGCTCCTGACCCGCTGCCCGGCCTGCTCGTCGCCGTACCCGTGGTGATCGGCGTGTGCCGTATCGGCGCGCTGCTCTTCCGCCGGATCGGGCAGCCCCCGGTCATCGGCGAGATCACCCTCGGCATCCTGCTCGGCCCGTCGCTGCTCGGCTGGATCTCCCCCGCCGCCCAGCACTGGCTGTTCCCGGCGGAGATCCTCCCCCACCTGCTGGTGCTGGGCAATCTCGGCCTGCTCGCCTTCATGTTCCTGGTCGGCCTGGAGCTGGACCTGTCGGCCCTGCGCGGCCACAGCCGTACAGCGGTCACCGTCTCCTACGTCGGCATCGCGCTGCCTCTGCTGCTGGGCGCGCTGCTGGCGCTCGGGATGTACGGCCCGTTCGCTCCGGCCGGGGTGCACCGGCTGCCGTTCGTCCTGTTCGTCGCCGTCGCCATGAGCATCACCGCCTTCCCGGTGCTGGCCCGCATCCTCACCGACCGCGGCCTCTACACCACTCCCCTCGGGTCGCTGGCGATGGCGTGCGCGGCCGTGGACGACGTCAGCGCGTGGTGCCTGCTGGCGCTGGTCGCGGCGGTCAGCACCAGTGGCTCGGCGGAGCAGGCGGCCGTCACCGCTGCCTGGTCGCTGGTCTTCGTGGCCTGCATGATGTACCTGGTGCGGCCGGTGCTGGCCCGGCTGGCCCGGCAGGCCGGCAAGGTCGCGGAGAGCTCGGTCCTGGTGCTCGTCTTCGCCGGCCTGTGCGTGTCTGCCTTCGTCACGGACGGCATCGGCATCCACGCCCTGTTCGGCGCGTTCCTCTTCGGCGTGGTCATGCCCCGCGGTTCCCGGGCGGTCGAGCTGTCCGCCGCCCGGCTGCGGGCGTTCACCGTCCCGGTGCTGCTGCCGCTGTTCTTCGTCAGCACCGGCTTGCGCACCGACGTCTCGCTGCTCACCGGTGACGCCGCCCAGTGGCTGTGGGCCGGTGCCGTCCTGGCGGTTGCCCTGCTCGGCAAGTTCGGCGGCAGTACGGCGGCGGCACGGCTGTCGGGCCAGTCCTGGCGGGACGCGATGTCGGTCGGCGCGCTGATGAACTGCCGCGGCCTGACCGAGCTTGTCGTCCTCAACCTCGGCCTGGAACTGGGCGTCATCGGCCCGGACCTGTTCACCATCCTGGTCCTGATGGCCCTGATCACCACGGCCATGACCTCTCCCGCCCTCGCCTGGTTCCGCCGTACACCGGCCCCGGAACCGTCCGGCCCCGTCCCCCAGCCGGTCACCGCCGCGTGA
- a CDS encoding flavin reductase family protein: protein MTGTAETTTTLSTTSTPSAAPAAAPDSPDIRPLMASFPSGVSVVTALGADSAPRGMTCSSLASVALDPATLVVCLRTAGPTLRAALDSGHFALNLLHEEARTVSDLFASGSTDRFAHAEWRLPLGAAGPHLTEAALAVADCTVVHAVEVGDHTAVFGRVTRVTHTDGRSPLLYGRRRYARWSAAESAPAPEARPAPAPALPAPALAVPSPLEGEARVGS from the coding sequence ATGACTGGTACAGCTGAGACGACGACCACCCTCTCGACCACTTCGACCCCTTCGGCGGCGCCGGCCGCCGCGCCGGACTCACCCGACATACGCCCCCTGATGGCGTCCTTCCCCTCCGGGGTCAGCGTGGTGACCGCGCTCGGCGCCGACTCCGCCCCGCGCGGGATGACGTGCAGCTCGCTGGCGAGCGTGGCGCTGGACCCGGCGACCCTGGTGGTCTGCCTGCGCACCGCCGGCCCGACCCTGCGTGCCGCCCTGGACAGCGGGCACTTCGCTCTGAACCTGCTGCACGAGGAGGCGCGGACCGTCTCCGACCTGTTCGCCTCCGGCAGCACCGACCGGTTCGCGCACGCCGAGTGGCGGCTCCCGCTGGGTGCCGCGGGGCCGCACCTGACGGAGGCCGCGCTCGCCGTCGCGGACTGCACGGTGGTGCACGCCGTGGAGGTCGGCGACCACACGGCCGTCTTCGGCCGGGTCACCCGCGTCACCCACACCGACGGCAGATCACCGCTGCTCTACGGCAGACGCCGGTACGCCCGCTGGTCGGCGGCCGAGTCGGCCCCGGCGCCGGAGGCACGGCCCGCGCCGGCCCCCGCCCTGCCGGCACCCGCGCTCGCCGTACCCTCACCCCTGGAAGGAGAAGCCCGTGTCGGCTCCTGA
- a CDS encoding AfsR/SARP family transcriptional regulator — protein MGERVGFKILGPLSVTANGRALTVGGARQRTVLALLLLNPGRIVPVDTLVDAVWNSGPPATARTQIAIVIAALRKTFKAEGVTEDIIVTAHPGYVLRSEGHAVDSVDFARLVKDAETAVEQGRHADAADSYAQALALWTGPAFAGIASPVVEDEAARLEGHRLNAYDDATAVLLELGSHQDLVPELTSVVREHPLRERTRHHLMLAQYRSGRRAEAMGTFREARAQFIEELGMEPGPDLQELHDAILRDDPSLAPAPPVSTTEALRSDSVIVPSELPPDVPGFTGRGAELALLDLLVADRDRQQGPAFGLITGIAGVGKTGLAVRWAHRAAAHFPDGRLFADLRGYDEEHEPTVAADVISRFLRSLGVPSDQIPPETEALVALYRSVLAERQVLVVLDNVRSYAQLRTLLPGSGRCAVLVTSRDQLEELVTWPQEARVHLGVLPEPEAVELLGRIVGTERIASARADTVRLAELCDRLPLALRIAAARLASKPHWTVRHLVTRLNDEARRLDELSQGASRVRASFALSYRYLPEDAALLYRRLGLLDVPDFAAWVGGALLDIDVLDAERIMEDLVDAQFLEVVGVDATGRLRYRLQNLMRLYARERAYAEEPSDAQRAARERAFRTWLTIAEEAHRREFGGHFSVVHSEVARRRVDPIHLDELLDSPLEWLEAERLSLVAAVEQTAALGMADLAWDLTVSAAVLFETRHYLDDWRICSEAALAAARRTGNLRGQAAMLHQLGGVAQSYRRLEEAHARYSEALELFEQADEEHGQALNLRNLSILDRFRGNLDVAMERLRTARDILRRVGDTSSEAHTLDNMAQIELDRGSTELAMKLSLEAVQLMESIGGGSRRGAAQTLHRLGRVHLARSDFDQAEKAFQQVVALVTDKSDRVGLAYALLGLGESRLGADEVDAAATTLTEALEIVERIDAPLVDGRINLALGDTLRRLGRHDAARERLTTAHDVFVRADAPQWRAEAERALARLENEEG, from the coding sequence GTGGGTGAGCGGGTCGGTTTCAAGATCCTTGGGCCCCTGTCGGTGACGGCGAACGGCCGTGCGCTCACCGTCGGCGGTGCGCGCCAGCGAACGGTCCTGGCTCTGCTGCTGCTCAACCCCGGCCGGATCGTGCCGGTCGACACCCTCGTCGACGCTGTCTGGAACAGTGGCCCTCCCGCCACCGCCCGTACCCAGATCGCGATCGTGATCGCCGCCCTGCGCAAGACCTTCAAGGCCGAGGGCGTCACCGAGGACATCATCGTCACCGCCCACCCCGGTTACGTCCTCAGATCCGAGGGTCACGCGGTCGACTCGGTGGACTTCGCCCGGCTGGTCAAGGACGCCGAGACGGCAGTGGAACAGGGCCGACACGCCGACGCGGCCGACAGCTACGCGCAGGCCCTCGCCCTGTGGACGGGCCCCGCCTTCGCCGGCATCGCCAGCCCGGTGGTGGAGGACGAGGCCGCCCGGCTCGAAGGACACCGTCTCAACGCCTACGACGACGCCACCGCCGTCCTGCTGGAACTCGGCAGCCACCAGGACCTCGTACCGGAGCTGACGTCCGTCGTGCGGGAGCATCCGCTGCGCGAGCGCACCCGGCACCATCTGATGCTCGCGCAGTACCGGTCCGGGCGGCGGGCCGAGGCGATGGGCACCTTCCGGGAGGCGCGCGCCCAGTTCATCGAGGAACTCGGCATGGAGCCGGGTCCCGACCTGCAGGAACTGCACGACGCGATCCTGCGCGACGACCCCTCCCTCGCCCCCGCGCCGCCGGTTTCCACCACCGAGGCGCTGCGCTCCGACTCCGTCATCGTCCCCTCCGAACTCCCGCCGGACGTGCCCGGCTTCACCGGCCGCGGGGCCGAACTGGCGTTACTGGACCTGCTGGTGGCCGACCGGGACCGGCAACAGGGGCCCGCCTTCGGGCTGATCACCGGTATCGCGGGCGTCGGCAAGACCGGCCTCGCGGTCCGCTGGGCCCACCGGGCCGCCGCCCACTTCCCGGACGGACGGCTCTTCGCCGACCTGCGTGGCTACGACGAGGAGCACGAGCCGACCGTCGCCGCCGACGTCATCAGCCGCTTCCTGCGCTCGCTGGGCGTACCCAGTGACCAGATACCGCCGGAGACGGAGGCGCTCGTCGCGCTGTACCGCAGCGTGCTCGCCGAGCGGCAGGTGCTCGTCGTCCTGGACAACGTCCGCTCCTATGCGCAGCTGCGCACCCTGCTGCCCGGCAGCGGGCGCTGCGCCGTGCTGGTCACCAGCCGGGACCAGCTGGAGGAACTGGTCACCTGGCCGCAGGAGGCCCGGGTGCACCTCGGCGTGCTGCCCGAGCCGGAGGCCGTGGAACTGCTCGGCCGGATCGTCGGCACCGAACGCATCGCCTCCGCCCGCGCCGACACCGTACGGCTGGCCGAGCTGTGCGACCGGCTGCCGCTGGCACTTCGCATCGCCGCCGCCCGGCTCGCCTCCAAACCGCACTGGACCGTACGGCACCTGGTGACCCGGCTCAACGACGAGGCCCGTCGGCTGGACGAGCTGAGCCAGGGCGCTTCCCGGGTACGGGCCAGCTTCGCGCTGTCGTACCGCTATCTGCCCGAGGACGCGGCGCTGCTCTACCGGCGGCTCGGCCTGCTCGACGTGCCGGACTTCGCCGCCTGGGTCGGCGGCGCGCTGCTCGACATCGACGTGCTGGACGCCGAGCGGATCATGGAGGATCTCGTCGACGCCCAGTTCCTGGAGGTCGTCGGCGTCGACGCGACCGGCCGACTGCGCTACCGGCTGCAGAACCTGATGCGCCTCTACGCCCGCGAGCGGGCCTACGCCGAGGAGCCGTCGGACGCCCAGCGGGCCGCCCGCGAGCGCGCTTTCCGCACCTGGCTGACGATCGCGGAGGAGGCCCACCGGCGGGAGTTCGGCGGCCACTTCAGCGTCGTGCACAGCGAGGTGGCGCGTCGGCGGGTCGACCCCATCCACCTCGACGAACTCCTCGACTCGCCGCTGGAATGGCTGGAGGCGGAACGCCTGTCGCTGGTCGCCGCGGTCGAGCAGACGGCCGCCCTGGGCATGGCCGACCTCGCCTGGGACCTCACGGTCTCGGCGGCGGTGCTCTTCGAGACGCGGCACTACCTGGACGACTGGCGGATCTGCTCCGAGGCGGCGCTGGCCGCGGCCCGCAGGACGGGCAACCTGCGCGGGCAGGCCGCCATGCTCCACCAGCTCGGCGGCGTCGCCCAGTCCTACCGCCGACTGGAGGAGGCGCACGCCCGCTACAGCGAGGCGCTGGAGCTGTTCGAGCAGGCCGACGAGGAGCACGGGCAGGCGCTGAACCTGCGCAACCTGTCGATCCTGGACCGGTTCCGCGGCAACCTGGACGTCGCCATGGAGCGGCTGCGGACGGCCCGGGACATCCTGCGCCGGGTCGGCGACACTTCCTCCGAGGCGCACACGCTCGACAACATGGCGCAGATCGAACTGGACCGCGGCTCCACCGAGCTGGCGATGAAGCTGAGTCTCGAAGCGGTGCAGCTCATGGAGTCGATCGGCGGCGGCAGCCGGCGCGGCGCCGCCCAGACCCTGCACCGGCTGGGCCGGGTGCATCTGGCCCGGTCGGACTTCGACCAGGCGGAAAAAGCGTTCCAGCAGGTGGTCGCGCTGGTCACCGACAAGTCCGACCGGGTGGGGCTCGCCTACGCCCTGTTGGGACTCGGGGAGAGCCGCCTGGGCGCGGACGAGGTGGACGCCGCCGCGACCACGCTGACCGAGGCGCTGGAGATCGTCGAACGCATCGACGCCCCCCTCGTCGACGGCCGGATCAACCTCGCCCTCGGCGACACGCTGCGCCGCCTGGGCCGCCACGACGCGGCGCGTGAACGGCTGACCACCGCCCACGACGTCTTCGTCCGCGCCGACGCCCCGCAGTGGCGCGCGGAGGCGGAACGCGCGCTGGCCCGGCTGGAGAACGAGGAAGGCTGA
- the trpD gene encoding anthranilate phosphoribosyltransferase: protein MNARTASGGPQRSWPGLLGSVLNGRDLSEPDTAWVMDQVMRGKASDALIAGFLVALRAKGETVGELEGLVRGMMAHAVRIDVPGRTVDVVGTGGDGAKTVNISTMSAVVAAGAGARVVKHGNRASSSASGSADVLEKLGVSLRLPPGQVAALAEEVGITFCYAPDFHPAMRHAAVARRALGILTVFNALGPLTNPASPAAQAVGVADARLLPLVAGVLARRGVDALVFRGDDGLDELTVTTTSTVLTVEGGTVRQESFDPRAIGFGYAPVEALRGADAGYNADVARRILGGERGPVRDAVLLSAAAALAALEPAGGRTVTERLAPAVGRAAEAIDSGAAWSTLERWALASATYALTPAA, encoded by the coding sequence GTGAACGCAAGGACCGCATCGGGTGGGCCGCAACGGTCCTGGCCCGGACTGCTCGGCTCCGTCCTGAACGGTCGCGACCTGTCCGAGCCGGACACCGCGTGGGTGATGGACCAGGTGATGCGGGGCAAAGCCTCCGACGCCCTGATCGCCGGCTTCCTGGTGGCGCTGCGCGCCAAGGGGGAGACGGTCGGCGAACTGGAAGGGTTGGTGCGGGGCATGATGGCGCACGCAGTACGCATCGACGTGCCGGGGAGGACCGTCGATGTGGTGGGCACCGGCGGGGACGGGGCGAAGACCGTCAACATTTCCACGATGTCCGCGGTCGTGGCGGCGGGCGCGGGAGCGCGCGTCGTCAAGCACGGCAACCGTGCCTCCAGTTCCGCCTCGGGCTCGGCCGACGTACTGGAGAAGCTCGGGGTGAGTCTGCGGCTGCCGCCGGGACAGGTGGCGGCACTGGCGGAGGAGGTCGGGATCACGTTCTGCTACGCCCCGGACTTCCATCCGGCGATGCGGCACGCGGCGGTCGCCCGGCGCGCGCTCGGCATCCTCACCGTCTTCAACGCCCTCGGGCCGCTGACCAACCCGGCGTCGCCCGCGGCCCAGGCGGTCGGCGTCGCCGACGCCCGGCTGCTGCCGCTCGTCGCCGGGGTGCTGGCGCGCCGGGGGGTCGACGCGCTGGTGTTCCGCGGCGACGACGGGCTGGACGAACTGACCGTCACCACCACCTCCACCGTCCTCACGGTCGAAGGCGGCACGGTCCGCCAGGAGTCGTTCGACCCACGGGCAATAGGTTTCGGGTACGCCCCGGTCGAGGCGCTGCGCGGGGCGGACGCCGGATACAACGCGGACGTGGCGCGGCGGATTCTCGGCGGTGAGCGGGGGCCGGTGCGGGACGCCGTCCTCCTCTCGGCCGCCGCCGCCCTGGCCGCGCTGGAGCCGGCCGGCGGACGGACGGTCACCGAACGTCTCGCCCCGGCCGTGGGCCGGGCCGCCGAGGCGATCGACTCGGGTGCCGCCTGGTCCACCCTCGAACGCTGGGCTCTGGCCAGCGCCACCTACGCCCTGACACCGGCGGCCTGA
- the sbnB gene encoding 2,3-diaminopropionate biosynthesis protein SbnB, whose amino-acid sequence MPPVAKAPTFAVISGAQVHRVLAGRHQEVVRLIETAYRVHGAGDTVNPPSYFLRFPDRPASRIIALPASIGGGIGVDGLKWISSFPDNVAAGLPRASAVLILNDPDTGYPLACLESSIISAARTAASAALAAEALGRARGDRPRRVGFFGTGLIARYIHQYLAGTGWEFDEIGVHDLSAEHAAGFAGHLDRSGSGGRVTVHGSAEDLVRGSDLVVFATVAGTPHVTDPGWFGHHPLVLHVSLRDLAPEVILTGANFVDDVEHCLKADTSPHLAERLSGGREFIDGTLYDVLTGVAAVPADRPVFFSPFGLGVLDLAVGKHVYDRLLESGELAVEQDFFHELRRYG is encoded by the coding sequence ATGCCGCCTGTCGCCAAGGCGCCCACCTTCGCCGTGATCTCCGGGGCCCAGGTCCACCGGGTCCTGGCGGGCCGCCACCAGGAGGTGGTGCGTCTGATCGAAACGGCGTACCGCGTCCACGGTGCCGGTGACACCGTCAATCCGCCGTCCTACTTCCTTCGCTTCCCCGACCGGCCGGCCTCCCGCATCATCGCGCTCCCCGCGTCGATCGGCGGCGGCATCGGCGTGGACGGCCTGAAATGGATCTCCAGCTTCCCCGACAACGTGGCGGCGGGCCTCCCGCGCGCCTCCGCCGTGCTCATCCTCAACGACCCGGACACCGGCTATCCGCTGGCCTGCCTGGAGAGTTCGATCATCAGCGCGGCTCGTACGGCCGCCTCCGCGGCGCTGGCCGCCGAGGCCCTCGGCCGGGCGCGCGGGGACCGGCCGCGCCGCGTGGGCTTCTTCGGCACCGGTCTCATCGCCCGGTACATCCACCAGTATCTGGCGGGTACCGGCTGGGAGTTCGACGAGATCGGCGTGCACGACCTGTCGGCGGAGCACGCCGCCGGGTTCGCCGGACACCTCGACCGCTCCGGGTCCGGGGGCCGGGTCACCGTGCACGGCTCGGCCGAGGACCTCGTCCGCGGCAGCGACCTCGTCGTCTTCGCCACCGTCGCCGGCACCCCGCACGTCACCGACCCCGGCTGGTTCGGCCACCACCCGCTGGTGCTGCACGTGTCGCTGCGCGACCTGGCGCCGGAGGTGATCCTCACCGGCGCCAACTTCGTCGACGACGTCGAGCACTGCCTGAAGGCCGACACATCCCCGCACCTGGCCGAACGGCTCAGCGGCGGAAGGGAGTTCATCGACGGCACCCTCTACGACGTGCTGACCGGCGTGGCCGCTGTGCCCGCCGACCGGCCCGTGTTCTTCTCGCCGTTCGGACTCGGCGTCCTCGACCTCGCCGTCGGCAAGCACGTCTACGACCGGCTGCTCGAATCCGGTGAACTCGCCGTCGAGCAGGACTTCTTCCACGAGCTGCGCCGCTACGGCTGA